agatatgaaacggttgcaacgtctcatttaccttttgcaacatccacacgaagttattgcgtgATACTACTGCACCAAAGAACATCAATTCCACACcactggacccgtcgcacccctttttatagctatttggcgccggagcaccaattcgacgccgtgggacccgtcgcacctctttttcgaatttcgtgactcaaagacaaacacacacacacatacacacacgcacacacggactaagctcgttattatataccagtctccTCCAGCTAatgccggacttcagactttccgTGGTGTTTGCTCGCTTTCACTgctcaacgaaaattaaaagGGGAATTAGGGGGATTGATACAGAGGACAGAAGGGTATTAATTTAAAGGCAAAGCAGTTGCCACATTAAAAGGTTCGTTAGCCAGTCGCATCTTGGGCCGTACAAATAAAAGACGGTGTCACTGCAATATACTAGTGAAATTAGAGctgtgtatctctaacaatctttcttcgtctttttattataaataaaggcgaaaggtctcatagtcttctttctaaacgcgtcagtcttacatttggagaacattcaaacttcagcttatcaaataataaagataacaacagttatcaaataatgttttaacTTAAAATGACATggaagacatcatcctactgataaacaTAACGTTTCACGTTAGATCATATAAACATTTTGCtgctacttaaaggcatcactccacgaatctgaggtggtacggacttcaggtggagtactcttaTAAAGGATAGTGGATTATTGGAGAGAAGGGTacctccgtccatttcttcctaattgccgtaaaaacggcccggaaggtacggcttcaggcgtactggcgcactatgtcctacaaggagttcgactggagcgcgccagccttgtgcggcgccgcatcttccgggctgtttttttacggcaattaggaagaaatggtgtaatcaccctcctctccataatctactatcccttataagaatactccacctgaaatctgcaccatctcagattcgtgaggtgatgcgtttaagcAACcttttgcatgcgtgttttcCCTTCTTGGGAACAGCATGCTACCTACTTGAGGCGAACGCAGACACACGgtggagtcataaaggtgaaaagcaaggcgcccagtggccacgacTATGAAACACGactgcaacgtcccatttacctttagCTACACATTCCTTAGCTATCAGACGTCGgggcaccaattcgacgccgtgggacccgccgcataccattttatagctacctagcgctggcgcaccaatccgacgttGCGCGACCGGCCTCACCGCCATTTATAGCTTTACGAAAAatgcgcgccaatccgacgccgatggacccgtcgcacgcTCTTCTATATATATCTGCTGCCGGTACactaatccgacgccggtggacccgttgcataCCATTTCATAGCTACCTGGTGCCGAAGCACCTATCCTGCGCCATGGGACCACACGTTACAGACTAAGCCCgctattatacagcatgatcaTTGCATATGTCCCACGTGGTACCTTCGCATGTTTTATGCTCTGGAAAAACAAGCGCATGgatagaaatacaaaaaaaaatcttcgctTTCTACAGAAATGAAGTattgaaaattattctaaCCAATCTTACTGTCACTTTTCTTGACAAACTtgtatcaaaaataaattttaccttttcctattactcattttttgtttaatctTGTAATCCGTTAATTCTCTATTTGGGAATCCTGGTCGAAAAGGAGAGTTTGCAGAGTACCTTAGTGTTCAGTATCCTCTTTACCTTCTTTTTATTCGCACTTATACACTTTTTTAATCATATTTGCAACCAAACTGTCAGATTTCGAATTCGAAAGTAATGTGAGCTCAATTTATTTATGGTCCCGCTTCTTTGCTTAATACGGTTGTTGTTTCAGCGGTTGCTCCTGGTTGCGACGAACTATGTATGTAGAATCTTTGTAATGTGTATGTTAAGAAGTAGCCGTGGCCATAAAtaaaatcatgctatataataacgggcttagtctgtcacatgtgtgtgtttgtgtttgtctgCCTGTGTGCCACCAAATTCGAAGaagggggtgcaacgggtccgtcggcgtcggattggtgtgaaGGCACCAGATAGCTGTAGAAtggattgcgacgggtcccgcggtgtGTTACAAAATGGGGTaagacgggtcccgcggagTGCTACAAACTGGGGTGAGACTTTtcgcatgtcgcaaaaggtaaatgggacattgcagccgtttcatggCCATTgccactgggcgcgttgcttCTCACATCCATGACTTTTCACGTGagttcggctttagccggacattcaaaCTTGTTTATAGTAATCCGGGTAGACATTCAATTCGATAACACATTTTACACCAAGAACAGAAATTGCAGGAAAATGCGAAATGACAGAGAATACGAGATTTTAATAAAGGATTTATTTCCACTCCCCATGAACCAAAAAATGCGACTCTCAAATCAAATAGGTCAAAATTATTTGTACCACGTGGGCAAGTGAATATTTCAAACTACATGGATGAAATAATGAGTAGAAATTGATCCTTATGGGACAGTACGATTTAGAACTTACTACATAATTTAACAGCTCTTTTGGATACCTCTagtttatgtttcttttccactttttttcttctccctctttttcctttcctgtACTACATACTTTTGAAGTCTTGTTTTCACGGGATATCATCAGACAAACgaacaaaaattattcaagGAAGAATACGATGCTGAATGTGGTGGAAAGCCATCGAACGACGTCCCTGTACTGCGTAAGGTGGGCAGGTATGAAccattaaaattttttgattttagttAGAGTAGATTCATTTGAAATGTTAATTTGAGGGCGCTTCATAGCTCCTACTGCTATCCATTCACAGGAGTACGACCATTTTTGCACACTCTGTTTGGTTTTATGCCAATACTCGACTGGCTACCTAAATATAAATTCAAAGAAGACCTAATTAGTGATGCTATTGGTGGATTTACAACTGGAGTAATGCATGTTCCACAaggttatttctttttttctttcagggtGCTTTTTAGTACAATTTTAGTGTACTGGGCTCAGTCTCATTTTGACATGTTTCTGTATGTTCTTTTCTTATGCTTCGGAACCGATTCTATCCAGGAATCGCTTACTCAGTTTTGGCCGGTGTGGATCCTGTGTATGGGCTTTACTCATCATGCTTTCCAGCGTTCTTCTACATGTTTTTTGGGACTTCACGACATGCCTCAATAGGTAAGCACACGCTCTGGACATCCTAAAACATCTTCGAGGAGGATTTAAAGTAAAACTCGTCCGAGAATATGAGAAGAGCTGAGAGAGTGTTCCCTCCTAATGCGACCAGACAGAGGCCGTGTTGACCTCTACAATCAAGGGATGAGCTTATCGTTATCCAAATATGGAAGTTTCTTTACATTTATTGCTGATCCAGAAAGATATCAAGGCACATCGGTAGACCGAAAACGGGTATTCGAAGAAAACGATATCTCTGGGATTACTGGTTATGTCAGAATCTCgccacatttgaaaaaaaaactgaggaatTCCGAATTATTGGACTTCCTTATGTACATCTTTTAACAAAGCAGATATAGTTTTACCTCAGAACTAACTTTTATTCAAACAGGACAGCCCTTATTACTACGACACTTCGTAGTAGATCAATCCCAGAATTTTCTAGACATTATTTCCAGGATCATTCGCTGTGGTGGCACTAATGGCAGGTGTAGCAAATGACAAAGTGATGCAGACACGAGGAGGTGGTTCTGTAgaattagcaagaaattccACAGATTCGCTGTTTGACGTCGTTACACATTACGATGTCACCCCCATCCAAATCGCAACCATGCTCACATTCTCCATAGGAGTTTGGCAGGTCAAACAGTTTCGTCTTTACtcattatgagaagaaatatttcctgTGCAGTTGTCAGGGCAGTGTTTCTTAGAACGTCCCATCTCACATCCTTTACACAaaatcattcacttttttcgttttcagatCCTCTGCGCACTTCTTCGCCTTCAATTTGTGATGACGTACTTCTCGGATCCACTTGTATCAGGATTCACAACGGGTATGCATTTACGTAGAGATATGTATGTCATTTGTTCAGAAAACACGAGCTGATTTTGCAAAGATTTTAGGCGCTGCAGTACACGTGCTTCTTGCCCAAGTAGATGATATTATGGGCGTTCGTGTTCCTAAAGTTTCTGGTCCAGGTTACTTGTTTGTGGTAAGTAAAGCAATAAATTGATCTTCAGCCCTGCAGTTTGCGAAAAGCGGACGAGAATTTAGAAATAAGGGTTGAAGTGTAGCCAGATAACTTTAATACCTCCTGAGAAACCATATATCTGGTCATCATCCTGAATCATCTacaaattgagaaaataaatcaaatctcAAGCCTCTTTTTCAAATCTGTTTCCAAACTCAGCTCTAATGATTCTTCTTATTTCGCTAAAAGATAATATCTACAGGTAGTTCGGTTGGGAAAGAATGAATGTGTTAATGAATGCAGAGGGAAAATCCTTCACGTTAGATTCCTGGAGTAATTAACATCAAAATTCCTTCGTGAGGAAGAAGACATTATTATTTCGTCTTATTACAAAACGGTGACGGCGTTTTTCTCGACATTTTTCCTGggacaaaatatttttggaacTCGGCTTCACGCTCACTCGCACAGCGTAgcaattttttgtctttgcaTCTCGACCAATGCGCAAAAATGTGAAACATCAGCTAAGCGGATGAAATTActccaaaaaaattaagattcgTTTCGATAACTGAGAGGTTCGCCCGTCCATCTCTTTACTTCTATTAGTGTGTTGCATTTTAATGTCAcacttaaatgcatcaccccacgaatcgaaaaaaacagcacggaagatgcggcttcgagcgttccggggcgctattttccacaacgagttcgattgcagcgcgccagccttgtgcacgcgtcgcatcttctggacctcttttttcacggcaattaggaagaaatggacggattcaccctcCTTCctataatctgcgaccccgtatagacgcaacccacctgaaacccgcaccaccccagattcgtggggtgatgcctttaatcaataaGAGACTACTGGGATGTATGCTggtgaaaataattataaaacaCGTTATGGCTGATTGAAAGAGCAGTTCTTGAAGTGTTGGGAATTTCGAGAAGTAAAAAACAGTATGTCGAAGATGATTATTTATTCTGAAGGGAAAATTGATTCTGAATGCATTTTCTAACACTGAAACATGGATTTATGGAATTTGCAGGAATTTGAAATGAGTTCTTTAGTTTTCTGCAAGGACAGATCCTGCAAACATCATTCCATGTTATTTCGATTTAAATTATTCCACTTAAAATCCTTTTATGTTCTTGAAGTAGAATTTTCTTGTGACGGAAATATGCTGAAGATAATGTGATAATGACAATTACTGTCCGAGATTATCTATTCCCTGTTAAGAATTCTTCTGtcgtccacctcaaatccACTGTTTTCTAGGAAATCTTTTCTATCTTTAAACATGTAATCTTAATACTCATGATCCTGTGTATTTAGAACTTTAGTGTTTCTtctaggatatttttttttaaatttcggaCTTGTCTTCTCTGGAAAGATTTCTCCAGGATTAAATTAGACAATACTTCATCTAATAAATGATCAGAAGTAAAGGCTTTAGTTTATGCGcgtagaaaatatttttcggaATCCTCTAGCGGCTACGTTCCtgtttccaaagaaatttgaattaaaGAAATCATGCGAACATAAGAGATGTAAACAGAGTATTCGTCGGATTTTATGGGGGAAGTTTTTCAATCGTGTGCTGGTCAAACTCGGTCcgcgttttcttttgttgtccATCTGCGTGCGGCCGCTTTGCGGCCCATCATTCGCCTGTTGCTCGCTAGCTCAGTGAACGAAATGCATCTGTTTCGTTTCAACGTGAACTTGTAATTTTTAGAGAGTTTATGATCTCGCTGTACGCGTTCCTCAAGTGAATTACGTCGCTCTTGCGGTGTCCTTCGCTTCAATGACATTCCTTTTCGCTGGAAAGGAGTTTCTATCACCTTATCTGGCcaagaaattcaaattgaAGCTGCCGATTCCTTACGAGCTGATATTGGTGAGGATTTGGTATTGGATTAGTCATAGTTTGGAAGCATCTCTTCATAAATACGGTGTTTTAGGTGGCCATCACTGCTGGATTGTCGACGTTGTTCCACTGGCATGAAAATAATTCTCTGGAAATAGTCGGCGATATCCCAGCTGGGTAAGTATGgaattgatgattttttttgcaacttttggGAGGGCCCattaaagaaaatagaaactcATGGTTTGAACGATTTGGGCTATTAAAGAGCCTTCCATCAAAAAGCTGGCATTTGGTAAGGTGGCTCCTACTTGCACCTGCCTTTAAAAGGTATTTTATTGCTTCTCTTCATTTATATGcttctgaaaaatttattaattccGCATTTTTATGCTGTTATTTGTAATTGCTGTAAGGGAGACActagaatattttattcagTAGAATATTCACCCATATTTTCCGGGCCCATGTGTTCAAATGATGACTACAAATAGAGTGACTACGAAGTTAACTACGAAATTTACGAGCATTGCAttatgtaaatattttttgtaggaATTATTGActaatttgttattattaaaaCGTGTATGAAATTGCATATATTCCCTAGTAAAATGGATATTGGGTAATTTGTTGATGGAGGGATCGGTTTGCAAATTCCGCACCATTCATTGCAGTCGTTTTAATCCACTCATCTACATATGCGTActtcaaatcattttttgaattacaaAGTGACTCTTCATAGTTTCTACGAGGAAAAGACAAGTGCAAACGCTACTGCAACAACGTTGTATACATGTCAATAAAcaacatttacatttttttcggcTCCCAAAGGACGATAATTAAGGTTTGCAGAAAAGATAATACACCGGATTCCCAAAAACATCGGGATCTAATGAAAAGTAGATTGCACCCCCGCATACTCTGTTAATGcgaggatagaaaaaaaaacaaatcaaatccTACTGATTTTCAGCAGTATTGCTCcacaaaaatagaaacgaaCGCATATTCGTATTTCTATTCGTATCAGTGATCAATTAGTAGTCCCCATATTAGTATTCAACTATTCTGTTCAGAAAAATCACATGAAAGAATCCACGAGTGGGGTGGGCACAAGAAATCCGTCTCAAAATTCCGGCTCCTTTAcgcatttctcttcaaatgtcACTTGCTTGTTTGAGTATTTAGGGATTCAAGGagtaaaaaaccaaaatattcCATGTGAATGGAATTTTGAACTGGgaatttctttaaataataaaCTACAGCATATATTTAGAACCTCTCCCCGCTCTGAACAAATAGATCCATCTTCAAGGCATAAACACACTGTTTACGCATATAATAACTGTTTACGCTATTATCTAATTATACAAACAGGCGATGGATGCGTTGAGTGTGTAGAAATGCAGGCAAAATGAATAGATCTGGTACACAGACTTCCTGAGCCCCAACTGCCAACATTTTCAATCCTGAAGGAATGTTTAATGCAATCTATTGGTATCGCTATTGTTATCATCGCCGTGCACATTTCTATGGCAAAAATGCTGGGGAAGAAATTCAACTATCATGTGGATGACAGTCAGGTGAGTTCGCTGTTCGCCAGTGTCTCCAACCAAAAAGATATTTTCGTTCAAAAGTAACCACAGGAGAATTTCATATCCGtcaaaactttcatttttcgtacatacacattcttttttgattttgcaatTTTAGTTTAGCGTTTTTTGACTCTTTCCTCCTAGTGATTTTCCTCCAGGAGTTGTACGCTATTGGTCTGACGTCTGTCCTAGGAGGGTTCTTCCCTGTCTATCCTGTATCGACAGCACTTGGTCGCACTATGGTCAATGTGAAAAGCGGATCGAAAACTCAGGCATAGACCCCTCAAACAAAAGTCCTCTCCTTCTTCATGCAAGCCTCAGTTTTCAGCTTTCTACTGTGTTCAGCTGCGCTTTCCTGTTGGCGATTATTCTATGGCTTGGCCCTCTGCTTAGAGACCTTCCGAAGGTATTTTGCTGCGCTTTTGCTTCACAAACAATTTCACCGAAATGTTTTGACCCACGGACACGAAGATCTATTAATATATCTATCAGGGTATTCGTCTTGAATGAAAATTACACAATTTCGAGttaaatgtggaaaaaaaatttggaattcgATCTTTGGCAGAATAAACAATTGATATCAAGAGATATATTATAAATAGCTAATAACAGAATGAGGATAATAGTGTTGCATAACCGTTGCGATATCATACTACGATTTAGAACGCCACAGGAAACATCGGGTGAGGAacaatttgtgatttttagtGCGTGCTGGCATCGATTATTACTGTCGCTTTGAAATCGATGTTTTCGAAGTACGGAGAACTGAAGAGGATATATCCTGTGTCGAAAATCGACTTTGTAagtgctccatttttttctggcttcagggcatttttatcttcttttcctctcctAAGGACACAAAAGGCAATAAATGCTGGCTAGAATTTTCCGAAGAGGTGTGCTTTACACTTGAGTGGAGGAGTCTTGTACTTTTACATGACCAGGAGTATCTCCAGTTGTTGCATAATTCGTCAGAATATAAAACCATCTGGTTCAGATAATTTGGATAGTCTCTTTTGTTTGCACCGCCTTCATTGATGTCATGGAGGGGTTGGCGATTTCTTTGCTCTTCGGTTTATTTACTGTGATTTGCAGGTCACAATGGTACGGCActctttttcatattttgtggTTTGAAACTGCTGTGgtcgtttctctttttcactgACAAACCTTTTTAAGTCCAAAATGGCaatatttctttcaaactgTAGAGGATCAACAAAACGGTGAGAAGACAAGCGACAATCCGGATATTTGTGTGTTCCGTTTTGACGGACCGTTATTATTCACTAATGTTGAAAGGTACATAGCATTTTTTGAGAACTTTGGAGATTTTTTAAACGTGCGAAGTCATGTAGAAAGAAGCATcaagaaaacattatttttgcaatgcAGGTTGGATTACTGTcacatgaaaatttttctaaattagaATCTAACGAAACTTACGAAGTAAcggaacattttttcttgaagtcaATGCACAAGATATCTAAGAAACACGATACAcatcagaattttctttctaatccattttccatttaaggttcaaaaattcattaaagAACACTATAGATCACTGGATGGCTGggcaggaaaagaagaaatcagagGTAATTTCAATCTCTTTTTCAACCCTCTTCCTCCGACCCGGAAAACTAAATTTCAAATCTTCGATGCACAAGAAACGAGAACAGTATGTTTATCGCGAATTTCCTCGAATGTTGGAGAACTCAGCGTTCCTTAAGGAGTTTGGAATGGTGTTCAGACTTCTGTGACTTTTCCGTTTATAAGGCTCTCCATCTCAGGAGTCAAAGAGGGTTGGAGATTCTTCCGACATAAGGCGTCCTCAGAATCTCCACAAGAAAGAGGAGCTCCGCTTTCTTATCATTGACTGCTCCTCCATCGCATATTGTGATTACATGGCAGCGAATGCATTCAACGAGGTCAATAAACTCCATTAATATTTTACTAGtcgtttttttaactttttttttgcagctggcAAAAGAGTTCAAGGACACCGGAGGGATTCTATACATAGCGGGCGCTAATGGTGAGCATCGAGCACTACAGGAAATGCCTTTCCCATTCACATCCTTCCATTTACTCGATTAACTTCTCTTCTAGGAGAACTACGTTCTGCGCTGGAAGCGagtggatttttcaaaaaggttgagaaagaaaatgttttcccAACGCTCAAGGATGCTATAGCAATAGCAAATAGGAAAGGGTAGGATTCTTCTGTTCAGAatccaaaaattggaaaatcttTGCCCTTCTTTATATGCCAGAACATGGCTTTTAACAGAATGTATGTAAAAGCGGTGTGAATTTTTTGGTAGTCATATTGCTTGCGCCTTTTCCGAACATTTCTAAACctacatttttc
The Necator americanus strain Aroian chromosome I, whole genome shotgun sequence genome window above contains:
- a CDS encoding hypothetical protein (NECATOR_CHRI.G2274.T1), with protein sequence MRAAVEELEQLCKMSAIDSGERPPMNQEEYDAECGGKPSNDVPVLRKVGRALHSSYCYPFTGVRPFLHTLFGFMPILDWLPKYKFKEDLISDAIGGFTTGVMHVPQGIAYSVLAGVDPVYGLYSSCFPAFFYMFFGTSRHASIGSFAVVALMAGVANDKVMQTRGGGSVELARNSTDSLFDVVTHYDVTPIQIATMLTFSIGVWQILCALLRLQFVMTYFSDPLVSGFTTGAAVHVLLAQVDDIMGVRVPKVSGPGYLFVRVYDLAVRVPQVNYVALAVSFASMTFLFAGKEFLSPYLAKKFKLKLPIPYELILVAITAGLSTLFHWHENNSLEIVGDIPAGLPEPQLPTFSILKECLMQSIGIAIVIIAVHISMAKMLGKKFNYHVDDSQELYAIGLTSVLGGFFPVYPVSTALGRTMVNVKSGSKTQLSTVFSCAFLLAIILWLGPLLRDLPKCVLASIITVALKSMFSKYGELKRIYPVSKIDFIIWIVSFVCTAFIDVMEGLAISLLFGLFTVICRSQCPKWQYFFQTVEDQQNGEKTSDNPDICVFRFDGPLLFTNVERFKNSLKNTIDHWMAGQEKKKSEESKRVGDSSDIRRPQNLHKKEELRFLIIDCSSIAYCDYMAANAFNELAKEFKDTGGILYIAGANGELRSALEASGFFKKVEKENVFPTLKDAIAIANRKGSALHLLTEAKKGQQMNQLNSPQPPSVTGTSSASLPTTPPSPTVRFNPSKQ